AGCTCCGATGCCGACTATGAGATTCAGAGTGTCCCAGCCGCGGCCCGCTTCGTAGGTGTAGATACGTCGCGGCATGCCGAGGATGCCGGGGACGTGCATGAAGTCGAAGGTGAGATGGAAGCCGATGAGGAAGAGCCAGAAGTGCCACTTGCCAAGCGTCTCGCTCATCATCCTGCCGGTGACTTTGGGGTACCAGAAGTAGAAGGCGCCGAAGAGCGAGAAGACGATTGCTCCGACGAGTACGTAATGGAAGTGAGCGACGACAAAGTAGGAGGCGCTGAGCTGCCAGTTGAACGGAGCGGCGGCGAGCATGATGCCGGTAAGGCCCGCGATGAGGAACTGAAAGAGAAAACCGATCATGAACATCATGGGGACAGCAAAGATGATCTTGCCGCCCCATATGGTCGCGAGCCAGTTGAAGATCTTGATTCCGGTCGGAACCGAGATGACCATGGTGGCGAAGACGAAGAAGGTGTTGCCCGCAGGGCCGAGGCCAGCGGTGAACATGTGGTGCGCCCAGACGCTGAGGCTGATGAAGCCGATGGAGACTGAGGCCGCCACCATCGCGGGGTAGCCGAACATGGCCTTGCGGGAGAAGACGGGGATGATCTCGTTGGCGAAGGCGAAGGCGGGGAGCACGAGGACGTAGACCTCGGGGTGGCCGAAGATCCAGAAGAAGTGCATCCACAGGATGGCGGAGCCGCCGGCCTGCGTGTCGAAGAAGTGAGCGCCGAGGTAGCGGTCGAGCGTGAGCATGATCTGCGCTGCGGTGAGCGGACTGACGGCAACGAAGACGATGCCGGACATGACGAGGTAGAGCCACGGGAGCAGCGGCATGCGGCTCATCTTCATGCCTTTGCAACGCATGCAGAGGATGGTGGTGACGATGTTGAGTGCAGTGCCGATGCTTCCTACACCACTGAGAAAGACGGCGAGCGTCCAGTAGTCGGTGCTGTGACCGGGCGAGAAGACCTTTGAGGTGAGAGGGGCGTAAGCGAACCATCCGACGTCGGGCGCAGAGCCTGCGGCGTAGAGGCCGCTGCCGCCGATGTAACTGAAGTAGAGCAGGAGGCCGGCGAAGGCGGAGATCCAGAAGCTGAAGGCGTTCAGCCGCGGGAAGGCCATGTCGCGCGCGCCAATCATGAGGGGGACAAGATAGTTCCCCATGCCGAAGAGGATGGGCATTCCCATGAAGAAGACCATGGTGGTGCCGTGCATGGTGAAGAGCTGGTTGAAGACCTGAGGCGAGACAAAGTGGTTGTTGGGAATTGCGAGCTGAATTCGCATCAGGATCGCTTCGAAGCCAGCGATGACGAGAAAGATCAGGGCGTACACGATGTACATCAGCCCGATTTTTTTATGATCGACTGTCGTTAGCCACTCGTAGATGACGTTGAGCGGTGGTCGACTCTGAGTCTCCAGTGTCTCGTCGACTGCTTCCAATACAGGAGTTGTGGTCATGCTTCGCTTCTTTCCGGTAAAGGGTTAGTGAAGCTGAGAGAGATAAGCGGTGATGACGTCGAGATCGTGATCGTTCAAATGCATCGCCGGCATTAAGGAACCGGGCTTCATGGAGTTCGGGTCATCGACCCACCGCCTCAGATTTGCGGGCGTGTTTTGAATCGGCCCGGAGGCGATGGTGTCGCGGCTAGCGAGGTGGGTCAGGTCGGGGCCGAAGCGGCCGGTGGCGACGGTTCCTTTGATGGCGTGGCAGTTGATGCAGGCGTCTTTCATGAAGACGGCCTGACCCTCGGTTGCCGCGGCGTTGCCGGGGAAGTCCTTCTGTGCGGGCCTATTTTGCTGGTCGAGCCAGGCGGCAAAGTCTTGCGGGGTCTGCGCGTAGACGCGGAGGAGCATCTTTGCGTGTTGGGTTCCGCAGTATTGGGCGCACTGGCCGAGATAGAGGCCCGTCGCTTCAGGGTCGATCCACATGGTGTTGACGCGGTTTGGAATCAGGTCCATCTTGCCGGCGAGACGAGGTATCCAGAAGCTGTGGGAGACGTCGGCCGAGGACATCGTCAGATAGGTCGGGGTTGGCGATGCTGGGTCGCTGATGGGAACGTGGAGCTCGTTGGCTGTAACGACGCCGGACTTGGGATAGCGGTACTCCCACCAG
This Tunturibacter gelidoferens DNA region includes the following protein-coding sequences:
- the coxB gene encoding cytochrome c oxidase subunit II, with amino-acid sequence MSLLTGTAYAQSPTNIFDPAGTPARSAFGLSMLVLSITLVIFLIVAGLLLYALIRFRHRPTDSNREPAQIYGSNQIELSWTVIPILIVVTLFLTTTRVILGTEAIPKPASALDVTIIGHQFWWEYRYPKSGVVTANELHVPISDPASPTPTYLTMSSADVSHSFWIPRLAGKMDLIPNRVNTMWIDPEATGLYLGQCAQYCGTQHAKMLLRVYAQTPQDFAAWLDQQNRPAQKDFPGNAAATEGQAVFMKDACINCHAIKGTVATGRFGPDLTHLASRDTIASGPIQNTPANLRRWVDDPNSMKPGSLMPAMHLNDHDLDVITAYLSQLH
- the ctaD gene encoding cytochrome c oxidase subunit I, whose translation is MTTTPVLEAVDETLETQSRPPLNVIYEWLTTVDHKKIGLMYIVYALIFLVIAGFEAILMRIQLAIPNNHFVSPQVFNQLFTMHGTTMVFFMGMPILFGMGNYLVPLMIGARDMAFPRLNAFSFWISAFAGLLLYFSYIGGSGLYAAGSAPDVGWFAYAPLTSKVFSPGHSTDYWTLAVFLSGVGSIGTALNIVTTILCMRCKGMKMSRMPLLPWLYLVMSGIVFVAVSPLTAAQIMLTLDRYLGAHFFDTQAGGSAILWMHFFWIFGHPEVYVLVLPAFAFANEIIPVFSRKAMFGYPAMVAASVSIGFISLSVWAHHMFTAGLGPAGNTFFVFATMVISVPTGIKIFNWLATIWGGKIIFAVPMMFMIGFLFQFLIAGLTGIMLAAAPFNWQLSASYFVVAHFHYVLVGAIVFSLFGAFYFWYPKVTGRMMSETLGKWHFWLFLIGFHLTFDFMHVPGILGMPRRIYTYEAGRGWDTLNLIVGIGAIFQAAGTIVLVYNMIYSYFKGKEAGHDPWDAWTLEWSVPSPPPSYNFAIEPTVSSRRPLWDLKHPEDPDSDYE